ATGGACGGCAAGGCCGGCGACACCCTGACCATCAACGGCAATGTGCTGTTCAACACCGTGCAGGGCAACAATGGCCTGTTGCTGGTAGACGTCAGCTCCAAGGGCAACGACAGCATCGTTATCAATGGCGACCTGACTGCCAATGAGACCATCGATGAAGCGGGCAACACCGTCGGCTCCGACCTCCGCGTTGCCATCGCCATCAACGACCAGGGCAAGGGCGCGCTGACCTCCGGCAGCATCCTCACCGTCAATGGCGACCAGGATCTGGATTCCGTACAGCTGAGCGCGGTTGGCGGCGCCTTCGCCGACACCATCCTGAGTGCAGAACTGAACCAGGACGGCAATGGCAACTGGGTTGTGGATTACACCGCCGGCCTGTCCCAGCTGGGTACCGCGGCGAGCTCCGTGTCCCACCTGGCGGAAAGCTTCTGGCTGCGTTCCGCATCCCACTTCTTCGACGGTGAGCGCGCGGCGAATGCCAGCGAGACTGGCCGCGTTGAAGGTCTGCACGCCTGGTCCGGTTTCTTCCGCGCCAACAGCGATATGCAGAGCCAGGGCGAGCTCGATGCGCAGGATCTGAGCTTCACCCAGCAGCTGGGCGGCCAGTTCGCCGGTGCCACCTACTCCACCAAACTGGGCGACAGCTGGCTGTCCGTAAGCCCGTTCGTGGGCCTGGGTAGCGCGGAAAGCGACCAGTTCGAGCAGCAGTCCTCCGCAGTGCTGGATACCGAAACCTACGCGATTGCCGGTAGCTGGAGCATGGGCGACTTCTACGCCAATGCCATGTACCAGAACGTGGAGTTCGACGCGAATATCGTTTCTTACGATTCCCGTGGGGCGACTTCCGGTAAGGCACACGGTTTCAGCCTGGAAGCGGGTTGGACCTACCTGTCCGAGTCCGGTATCGCGATGACGCCGTTCGCCCAGTGGGACGACGTGAAGACCGTAATCGATGGATTTACTTCCTCTGACGGCAACTTCGACTACGCCTACGACCTCGGCAACAGCAAGCGCGCCCGTGCCGGTGTGAGCCTGCGCAAGTCCTTCTCCATGAGCGAAGGCTTTGCCATGCCCTACATCACCTTCAGCGCGACCGACGTGATCACTGCCAACAACCATGACCTGTACGCCAACGGCGTGCGTTTCGGCAGCGATGTGTCCGGCAACGGCATGAGCGTGGACTTCGGTGTGGATGGCAAATACAAGCTGTGGACTGTTAAGAGCGGTCTCGGTCTGTTCAGCGGCGACACGGACAAGAATGGCCTGAGCGGTCACCTGTCCATCTCCCGCAGCCTGTAATTCGCAGCCTGTCATCGCCAAGGGGGCGCCTCGCGCCCCCGATTATCGATTTAATAAAAATTTCAGCTGGGTGTGTGCCCACGGGATTTGACTATGTTTGAAAGAACAATGTTTGAAAAAAATAAACTCTCGCTTTGCGTCGCATTGATGCTGGGTGTTTCTGCTTCCATGCCGCTGTACGCGCAGGAAAGTGCTGAAGAAAAGGCCGCAGAAAAAAGCGAGCAGCAGCAATCCAAAGAGAACAAGAAAGCCACCGATGGCCTGGTAGCCCGTCAGGCGGAGGCCATCGAAACCGTAGTGGTTACCGGCTCCCTGATTCCGCGCAATACCTTCGACGGCCCGGATCCGATGACTGTTATCGGTGAGGAAGACATGAAGGCGCGCGGCCTGAATACCGTTGCCGACGTGATCGACTCCCTGGCTTCCAACACCGGTTACCGCGAAGGCGAAGCCGGCAACCTGCTGTCCGGCTTCACCGTTGGTGCGTCCGAGGCGAACCTGCGCGGCATGGGCTCTGGTCGTACCCTGGTACTGATCAACGGCCGCCGTATCGCCGACTACCCGCTGCCCTTCGGCGGTGAGCAGAACGGCGCCGACCTGGGCACCATCCCCGGTGCCGCCATGTCCCGCGTGGAAGTGCTGAATGGCAGTGCGTCCGCCATTTACGGCTCCGACGCCGTAGGTGGTGTGATCAACGTCATCACCAAGCGCGATATGGAACAGACCGCGGTAGCAGGTGAAGTAGGCGTTTACGAAGACGGTTACGGCTTCACCAGCAATACCTCGTTCATCACCGGCAAGGTGTTTGATAAGGGTTCTGTGACCTTCAGCCTCGAGAAACGCACAGTCGATCCGGTCTATGCCGACGAAGTCGACTTCCTCGACGATCGCAAATTTGTCACTACCGGTATTGGCGCGAGCATCAGTGAGCTGACTGCCGACAATACCGTGACGACCAACGCGATTTCTCCGCTGGGTTACCGCTGCGAAGACAGCGGCATGATCACCACCGAAACCTACAATCAGGACGGTGCGAGCATGTGTAATTTCGATGCCTCCCGGGGTATCGCCATGCAGCAGGAATTCGATCGCACCTCGACGTTCGTCGATGGCCGCTATCAGTTCACCGACAACATCCGCGGTTTCGCCACCTTCCTCGGCTCCAAGCAGGACGTGGCCAGCTCGGTTCCGGCATCCAGCTGGAGCGGCCGCTTTATCAGCAGCGCGGGCGATCAGTATGTGGATGTGCAGCGCTCCTTTGCCGTGGACCTGGGTTACACCACTTCCACCTATGACCAGGAAATGTGGACCCTGATGCTGGGTCTGGAAGGTGAAGTCGAGATCGGCGACACCACCTGGAACTGGGACGTGGGTTACTCCAAAGCCCGCTACGACATGGTGCAGAAGTACGCGGCCATCCGTGAAGAAGTGCTGGTGGACTGGTTTACCGACGGCGCCCAGTACGCGCAGCAAGTTGCTAACAACGTTTATGTTGTTAACGACACCTTCTTCGACAACCAGCTGGTCAATAACATCTACCGCAATGCCGCGGTGGATCGCGACGAGCTGATGGGTCAGGCGACCACTTATGCCAGCTCCAGTGCCGACAGCATCACCATCAAAGCGGTGGGTGAGCTGAGTGATTTCGGCTTCCTGTACAACCCGGTAACCGTTGCCGTGGTCGGTGACTGGGCCACCCAGTCCAGCCGTATCAACCCGGACGAGCGCTCCCTGAACCTGGACGGCAACGGCTGGCTGAACGTAGGCGCCATCAAAGCCGGCGGCAGCCGCGATCGTATGGCCATCGGCGCCGAGTTCCTGATTCCGGTTGTGGAAGATCTGGAACTGACCTTCGCCACCCGTATGGATCGCTACGACGATTCCACCGCGATCGGCGGCCGCGGTACTTCCTCGCTGAAGTTCCTGTATCAGCCGTTCGATATGCTGAAACTGCGCGGTAGCGCGTCGGAAACCTTCCGCGCACCGGACATGTTCAACATCTACGGTGAATCCACCGGTTACCAGTACATCGCCGACTTCGTAGCGAACAACTGTTACGACGGTGAGAACGCGGACAACTGTTCCGTGTACAACGTACTGTCTACCCGTCGCGGCAGCGAGGACCTGGAAGAAGAGAAGGGTAGAGACTACGGTCTCGGCTTTGTGCTCACCCCGACCAACGACATCAGCCTGGCGGTGGACTGGTACAACATTCGCCTGGAAGACCTGGTGGTTACCGAGAGCGCCACTGGCCTGATGCGTTCCGAGTGGCAATGTGAAACCGGCGTATTCGACAGCGCGAGCCAGTTCTGTGCCGATGTTTACAGCCGCGTAAAACGCAACGCTTCCGGCTATGTTGACCAGATCATCATCGAGCCGCAGAACCACGAGTACACCGAACTCGAAGGTGTCGACGTGACCCTGGCCGGTCAATTCGACTCCGCCAAGTACGGTAACTTCGGTGCGCAGTTCAAGTACGTAAACATCCTGTCCTACGAGTGGCTGCAATTCGAAGGCGACGAGCCGGTTGAAATGCGCAATGGTCTGCGCGGCCAGTCCACCCCGGCGAACAACAGCAACCTGACCCTGACCTGGGACAACCCGCTGGCCGGTTTCCGCTCCGTGGGTGCGTCGCTGTTCATCCAGCGCCAGGGCAGTGTGAAAAACTACGCGGGTTCCGAGCGCATGGATCCGTACTACACCGCCAACCTGTCTGCCAGCTACACCGCGAGTGCGCGTCTGAGAATGGGCCTGACCGTCAGAAACCTGACCAACGAAATGCCCCAGGACGACTACACCAACCAGTGGCCCTACTACTGGTCTTACCTGCAGCAGCCGTTCGGCCGTAGCCTCAACCTTTCTTTCAGCTACTTCCTGAGTAACTGATTAATCCTGTAGATGTGTCGGCCGGTGTTTGACGATTGTTGTCAGGCACCGGCCACAGGAGATAAGCAATGAAAATTTTATCAATGCTGAGCGCCGCGGTGGTTACCGGTGCGGTCGCAGCGATGAGCATTCTGCCGGCGCCGGCAGAGGCCAAAGAACAAGCGCACAAGCCGTTTGCCAGCCTCGGCGAGATGCCGATTCCGTTTGAAGACCTGTTCCGCCCGGCGGCGTACAACAACATCCGTATCTCTCCGGATGGCAAGTACTTCGCCGCAGGTCGCACCCGCGACGATGGCATGACCGATGGTGTGATCATCGATCGCCGCACCATGGAAGTGAAATCCACGCTGGAAATGGCCGGGGACGTGGGCGTCAGC
This is a stretch of genomic DNA from Microbulbifer bruguierae. It encodes these proteins:
- a CDS encoding TonB-dependent receptor domain-containing protein; the encoded protein is MFERTMFEKNKLSLCVALMLGVSASMPLYAQESAEEKAAEKSEQQQSKENKKATDGLVARQAEAIETVVVTGSLIPRNTFDGPDPMTVIGEEDMKARGLNTVADVIDSLASNTGYREGEAGNLLSGFTVGASEANLRGMGSGRTLVLINGRRIADYPLPFGGEQNGADLGTIPGAAMSRVEVLNGSASAIYGSDAVGGVINVITKRDMEQTAVAGEVGVYEDGYGFTSNTSFITGKVFDKGSVTFSLEKRTVDPVYADEVDFLDDRKFVTTGIGASISELTADNTVTTNAISPLGYRCEDSGMITTETYNQDGASMCNFDASRGIAMQQEFDRTSTFVDGRYQFTDNIRGFATFLGSKQDVASSVPASSWSGRFISSAGDQYVDVQRSFAVDLGYTTSTYDQEMWTLMLGLEGEVEIGDTTWNWDVGYSKARYDMVQKYAAIREEVLVDWFTDGAQYAQQVANNVYVVNDTFFDNQLVNNIYRNAAVDRDELMGQATTYASSSADSITIKAVGELSDFGFLYNPVTVAVVGDWATQSSRINPDERSLNLDGNGWLNVGAIKAGGSRDRMAIGAEFLIPVVEDLELTFATRMDRYDDSTAIGGRGTSSLKFLYQPFDMLKLRGSASETFRAPDMFNIYGESTGYQYIADFVANNCYDGENADNCSVYNVLSTRRGSEDLEEEKGRDYGLGFVLTPTNDISLAVDWYNIRLEDLVVTESATGLMRSEWQCETGVFDSASQFCADVYSRVKRNASGYVDQIIIEPQNHEYTELEGVDVTLAGQFDSAKYGNFGAQFKYVNILSYEWLQFEGDEPVEMRNGLRGQSTPANNSNLTLTWDNPLAGFRSVGASLFIQRQGSVKNYAGSERMDPYYTANLSASYTASARLRMGLTVRNLTNEMPQDDYTNQWPYYWSYLQQPFGRSLNLSFSYFLSN